The following proteins are co-located in the Mycolicibacterium goodii genome:
- a CDS encoding DUF6893 family small protein has product MQAVGWAAVVVVAAVVIGGVVVGVRSIPDAQRYLKMRRM; this is encoded by the coding sequence ATGCAAGCAGTCGGTTGGGCCGCAGTGGTGGTCGTTGCGGCCGTCGTGATCGGCGGGGTGGTCGTGGGAGTGCGATCGATCCCGGATGCGCAGCGGTATCTGAAGATGCGACGCATGTGA
- a CDS encoding hydrogenase maturation protease, translating to MTITTSVLVAGIGNIFLGDDGFGPEVLRHVPADLAGSGVRLCDYGIRGLHLAYDLLDGWDRLVLVDALPCRDGPGTLHVFEADPMQTTPGLDAHAMDPAAVFATVHALGGTMPPTVVVGCEVADVAEGIGLSDAVAAAVPLAVRAVTEAVAQAVTDTRAATSARET from the coding sequence GTGACGATCACGACCTCGGTGTTGGTGGCCGGTATCGGCAACATCTTTCTCGGCGACGACGGATTCGGTCCCGAGGTGCTGCGTCATGTGCCCGCCGACCTCGCCGGATCCGGTGTCCGGTTGTGCGACTACGGGATCCGTGGGCTGCACCTGGCATACGACCTGCTCGACGGCTGGGACCGGCTCGTGCTCGTCGACGCGTTGCCCTGCCGCGACGGGCCCGGCACCCTGCACGTCTTCGAAGCCGACCCGATGCAGACGACACCGGGTCTCGATGCGCACGCCATGGATCCCGCCGCGGTGTTCGCGACGGTGCACGCGCTCGGTGGCACGATGCCGCCCACCGTCGTGGTCGGTTGCGAGGTGGCCGACGTGGCCGAGGGCATCGGATTGTCCGATGCGGTCGCGGCGGCCGTGCCACTGGCGGTCCGGGCCGTCACCGAAGCCGTCGCGCAAGCGGTCACCGATACGCGGGCGGCCACCTCGGCGCGGGAGACCTGA
- a CDS encoding HypC/HybG/HupF family hydrogenase formation chaperone, which yields MCLGIPGRVVRMLDGYGGQLALVDVAGGHRKVNIGMLPEETFAPGDWVIIHMGFVVEKTDAAGARAALQGLELLGRGESGLGDPP from the coding sequence ATGTGCCTGGGGATTCCCGGTCGGGTGGTCCGGATGCTCGACGGCTACGGCGGTCAACTCGCCCTCGTCGACGTCGCGGGCGGGCACCGTAAGGTCAACATCGGCATGCTGCCCGAGGAGACCTTCGCCCCGGGCGACTGGGTGATCATCCACATGGGTTTCGTCGTGGAGAAGACCGACGCCGCCGGGGCGCGGGCCGCCCTGCAGGGCCTGGAACTCCTGGGGCGCGGCGAATCCGGCCTCGGAGATCCGCCATGA